One Streptomyces drozdowiczii DNA segment encodes these proteins:
- the secA gene encoding preprotein translocase subunit SecA, translating to MSVFNKLMRAGEGKILRKLHRIADQVSSIEEDFVNLSDAELRALTDEYKERYADGESLDDLLPEAFATVREAAKRVLGQRHYDVQIMGGAALHLGYVAEMKTGEGKTLVGTLPAYLNALSGDGVHLITVNDYLASRDSEMMGRVHKFLGLSVGCIIANMTPAQRREQYACDITYGTNNEFGFDYLRDNMAWSKEELVQRGHNFAIVDEVDSILVDEARTPLIISGPADQATKWYGDFAKLVTRLTKGEAGNPLKGIEETGDYEVDEKKRTVAIHESGVSKVEDWLGIENLYESVNTPLVGYLNNAIKAKELFKKDKDYVVIDGEVMIVDEHTGRILAGRRYNEGMHQAIEAKEGVDIKDENQTLATITLQNFFRLYNKLSGMTGTAMTEAAEFHQIYKLGVVPIPTNRPMQRVDQSDLIYRTEVAKFAAVVDDIAEKHEKGQPILVGTTSVEKSEYLSQQLSKRGVQHEVLNAKQHDREATIVAQAGRKGAVTVATNMAGRGTDIKLGGNPDDLAEAELRQRGLDPVEHVEEWAAALPAALEKAEESVRAEFEEVKDLGGLYVLGTERHESRRIDNQLRGRSGRQGDPGESRFYLSLGDDLMRLFKAQMVERVMSMANVPDDVPIENKMVTRAIASAQSQVEQQNFETRKNVLKYDEVLNRQREVIYGERRRVLEGEDLQEQIRHFMDDTIDDYIRQETAEGFAEEWDLDRLWGAFKQLYPVKVTVAELEETAGDLAGVTAEFIAESVKEDIHEQYDEREKTLGSEIMRELERRVVLSVLDRKWREHLYEMDYLQEGIGLRAMAQKDPLVEYQREGFDMFNAMMEGIKEESVGYLFNLEVQVEQQVEEVPVEDAATSLSKEDAVPASRPEIRAKGLDAPQRPDRLHFSAPTVDGEGGVVEGDFANGDGAGVGAGAESDGLTRAERRKAQKSSGGRRRKK from the coding sequence GTGTCCGTCTTCAACAAGCTCATGCGTGCAGGCGAAGGCAAGATCCTGCGCAAACTGCACCGCATCGCGGACCAGGTCAGCTCCATCGAAGAGGACTTCGTCAACCTCTCCGACGCCGAGCTGCGGGCGCTCACCGACGAGTACAAGGAACGGTACGCGGACGGCGAGAGCCTGGACGACCTGCTCCCCGAGGCGTTCGCCACCGTCCGCGAGGCGGCCAAGCGCGTCCTCGGCCAGCGCCACTACGACGTCCAGATCATGGGTGGCGCCGCTCTGCACCTCGGCTATGTGGCCGAGATGAAGACCGGTGAGGGCAAGACCCTCGTCGGTACGCTGCCCGCGTATCTGAACGCCCTGTCCGGCGACGGCGTCCACCTGATCACGGTGAACGACTACCTGGCCTCGCGTGACTCCGAGATGATGGGCCGGGTCCACAAGTTCCTCGGCCTGAGCGTCGGCTGCATCATCGCGAACATGACTCCGGCCCAGCGCCGTGAGCAGTACGCCTGCGACATCACGTACGGCACGAACAACGAGTTCGGCTTCGACTACCTCCGCGACAACATGGCGTGGTCGAAGGAGGAGCTGGTCCAGCGCGGCCACAACTTCGCGATCGTGGACGAGGTCGACTCGATCCTGGTGGACGAGGCCCGAACCCCGCTGATCATCTCCGGTCCGGCCGACCAGGCCACCAAGTGGTACGGCGACTTCGCCAAGCTGGTCACGCGCCTCACCAAGGGCGAGGCGGGCAACCCGCTCAAGGGCATCGAGGAGACCGGCGACTACGAGGTCGACGAGAAGAAGCGGACCGTGGCGATCCACGAGTCCGGCGTCTCCAAGGTCGAGGACTGGCTCGGCATCGAGAACCTGTACGAGTCGGTGAACACCCCCCTCGTCGGGTACCTCAACAACGCCATCAAGGCCAAGGAACTCTTCAAGAAGGACAAGGACTACGTCGTCATCGACGGCGAAGTCATGATCGTCGACGAGCACACCGGCCGTATCCTCGCGGGCCGCCGCTACAACGAGGGCATGCACCAGGCGATCGAGGCGAAGGAAGGGGTGGACATCAAGGACGAGAACCAGACGCTCGCCACGATCACCCTGCAGAACTTCTTCCGCCTCTACAACAAGCTCTCCGGCATGACCGGTACGGCGATGACCGAGGCCGCCGAGTTCCACCAGATCTACAAGCTGGGCGTCGTGCCGATCCCGACGAACCGGCCGATGCAGCGCGTCGACCAGTCGGACCTGATCTACCGCACCGAGGTCGCGAAGTTCGCCGCCGTCGTGGACGACATCGCCGAGAAGCACGAGAAGGGGCAGCCGATCCTCGTCGGCACCACCTCCGTCGAGAAGTCGGAGTACCTCTCGCAGCAGCTCTCCAAGCGCGGTGTCCAGCACGAGGTGCTCAACGCCAAGCAGCACGACCGGGAGGCGACGATCGTCGCCCAGGCCGGCCGCAAGGGCGCGGTGACCGTCGCGACGAACATGGCCGGACGAGGCACCGACATCAAGCTCGGCGGCAACCCGGACGACCTCGCCGAGGCGGAGCTGCGGCAGCGCGGGCTCGACCCCGTCGAGCACGTCGAGGAGTGGGCGGCCGCCCTTCCCGCCGCGCTGGAGAAGGCCGAGGAGTCCGTGCGGGCGGAGTTCGAGGAGGTCAAGGACCTCGGCGGGCTGTACGTGCTGGGCACCGAGCGCCACGAGTCGCGCCGTATCGACAACCAGCTGCGCGGTCGTTCCGGCCGTCAGGGCGACCCGGGCGAGTCCCGCTTCTACCTGTCGCTCGGTGACGACCTGATGCGGCTGTTCAAGGCGCAGATGGTCGAGCGCGTCATGTCGATGGCCAACGTGCCGGACGATGTGCCGATCGAGAACAAGATGGTGACCCGGGCGATCGCGTCCGCGCAGTCGCAGGTCGAGCAGCAGAACTTCGAGACGCGTAAGAACGTCCTGAAGTACGACGAGGTGCTCAACCGGCAGCGCGAGGTCATCTACGGCGAGCGGCGCCGGGTCCTGGAGGGCGAGGACCTCCAGGAGCAGATCCGCCACTTCATGGACGACACGATCGACGACTACATCCGCCAGGAGACGGCGGAGGGCTTCGCCGAGGAGTGGGACCTCGACCGGCTGTGGGGCGCGTTCAAGCAGCTCTACCCGGTGAAGGTCACCGTCGCCGAGCTGGAGGAGACCGCCGGGGATCTGGCCGGCGTCACGGCGGAGTTCATCGCCGAGTCGGTCAAGGAAGACATCCACGAGCAGTACGACGAGCGGGAGAAGACGCTCGGCTCCGAGATCATGCGTGAGCTGGAGCGGCGTGTGGTGCTGTCGGTCCTGGACCGCAAGTGGCGTGAACACCTCTACGAGATGGACTACCTCCAGGAGGGCATCGGCCTGCGGGCCATGGCGCAGAAGGACCCGCTGGTCGAGTACCAGCGCGAGGGCTTCGACATGTTCAACGCCATGATGGAGGGCATCAAGGAGGAGTCCGTCGGCTACCTGTTCAACCTGGAGGTCCAGGTCGAGCAGCAGGTCGAGGAGGTGCCGGTCGAGGACGCGGCGACCTCGCTGTCCAAGGAGGACGCGGTGCCGGCCTCGCGGCCGGAGATCCGGGCGAAGGGGCTGGACGCTCCGCAGCGGCCGGATCGGCTGCACTTCTCCGCTCCCACGGTTGACGGGGAGGGCGGGGTCGTCGAGGGCGACTTCGCGAACGGGGACGGGGCCGGGGTCGGTGCCGGGGCGGAGTCGGACGGGCTTACTCGGGCGGAGCGGCGTAAGGCGCAGAAGTCTTCTGGGGGGCGGCGGCGTAAGAAGTAG
- a CDS encoding Rv3235 family protein has translation MTTNRTRPAGRHDARRPEAVPAQRHRVPRRMRPHHWFAERLLAVLSGQRPVHWMLGHTIGDAYDQLAELAPTTPLRTRGTRPVIRMCRGAQPAPGVVEACASIAAGEEVRAMAFRLEQGPDLRWRCAAVELGNTPMRTR, from the coding sequence ATGACCACGAACAGGACCCGGCCCGCAGGACGCCACGACGCCCGCAGGCCCGAAGCCGTACCCGCCCAACGCCACCGCGTCCCGAGGCGCATGCGCCCCCACCACTGGTTCGCGGAACGCCTGCTGGCGGTCCTGAGCGGCCAGCGCCCGGTCCACTGGATGCTGGGCCACACGATCGGCGACGCCTACGACCAGCTGGCGGAACTGGCGCCCACGACACCCCTGCGCACCCGGGGCACCCGCCCGGTCATCCGCATGTGCCGAGGCGCCCAGCCGGCCCCCGGCGTGGTGGAGGCATGCGCGAGCATCGCCGCGGGCGAGGAGGTCCGGGCCATGGCCTTCCGCCTGGAACAGGGCCCGGACCTCCGCTGGCGCTGCGCGGCGGTGGAACTGGGCAACACCCCGATGCGGACGCGGTGA
- a CDS encoding DUF6912 family protein, with protein MRVYVPLTLAGLAAAHRGGELGPGPLTAYAVTPALREWYVSDDIEELEYAALNRAASASLRLIAGDPRAARRRVVVAVDVADGEAVADPDHILDAASLGEVTIASAVPLAKAAAVHVDSDDADEDVTAAAAALGAADLGDDDAQFTVDGAEDHELLWFGVQEIPGLIG; from the coding sequence ATGCGCGTGTACGTACCCCTGACCCTCGCCGGGCTCGCCGCCGCGCACCGGGGCGGTGAGCTGGGGCCCGGTCCGCTCACCGCCTACGCCGTCACCCCGGCGCTGCGCGAGTGGTACGTCTCCGACGACATCGAGGAGCTGGAGTACGCGGCGCTCAACCGGGCCGCCTCCGCCTCGCTGCGCCTCATCGCCGGGGACCCGCGGGCCGCCCGGCGCCGCGTCGTCGTCGCCGTCGACGTGGCCGACGGGGAAGCCGTCGCCGACCCGGACCACATCCTGGACGCCGCCTCGCTCGGCGAGGTAACGATCGCCTCCGCCGTCCCGCTGGCCAAGGCCGCCGCGGTGCACGTCGACTCCGACGACGCGGACGAGGACGTCACCGCCGCCGCGGCCGCGCTCGGGGCGGCGGACCTCGGGGACGACGACGCGCAGTTCACCGTCGACGGCGCGGAGGACCACGAGCTGCTGTGGTTCGGGGTGCAGGAGATCCCCGGCCTGATCGGGTAG
- a CDS encoding HAD family hydrolase, with amino-acid sequence MGIAPGEQHRTHLVWDWNGTLLDDNTAVVGATNAAFGEVGLAPITVEQYREMYCIPIPRFYERLMGRLPTDAEWERMDGVFHRHYTEQRDACGLTAGAAELLARWQLTGHSQSIMSMYRHEELVPVVRGFGIERHFVRVDGRTGPSGGSKSEYMRRHLAAMDGISPQRTVVIGDAVDDAVAAAHAGAKAVLYTGGSHSRASLEKAGVPVVDTLTEAIALAEQLTR; translated from the coding sequence ATGGGGATCGCACCGGGGGAACAGCACCGCACGCATCTGGTCTGGGACTGGAACGGCACACTGCTCGACGACAACACCGCCGTCGTCGGCGCGACCAACGCCGCCTTCGGCGAGGTCGGCCTGGCGCCGATCACCGTCGAGCAGTACCGGGAGATGTACTGCATCCCGATACCGCGCTTCTACGAGCGGCTGATGGGGCGGCTCCCCACCGACGCCGAGTGGGAGCGGATGGACGGGGTCTTCCACCGCCACTACACCGAGCAGCGCGACGCCTGCGGGCTGACCGCCGGGGCCGCCGAGCTGCTGGCCCGGTGGCAGCTGACCGGGCACAGCCAGTCGATCATGAGCATGTACCGGCACGAGGAGCTGGTCCCCGTCGTACGCGGGTTCGGCATCGAGCGGCACTTCGTACGCGTGGACGGGCGCACCGGTCCGTCCGGCGGCAGCAAGTCGGAGTACATGCGGCGGCACCTCGCCGCCATGGACGGGATATCCCCGCAGCGCACGGTCGTCATAGGTGACGCGGTGGACGACGCCGTGGCCGCCGCGCACGCCGGTGCGAAGGCCGTCCTGTACACCGGTGGTTCGCACAGCCGTGCCAGCCTGGAGAAGGCCGGTGTGCCCGTCGTGGACACGCTGACCGAGGCCATCGCGCTCGCCGAGCAGCTGACCCGGTAG
- a CDS encoding ABC transporter permease yields the protein MVSQTTAPAPVDSPPPPSPPVYGSGELAALAARHGLTVSGARPSLPAYVRQLWGRRHFITAFATAKLTAQYSQAKLGQIWQIMTPLLNATVYYFIFGILMKTKHGVPDFVPFLVTGVFIWTFTSSSITAGTRAISGNIGLVRALHFPRASLPIALALQQLQQLLFSLGALVLILLAFGQYPQPAWLLAVPALALQAVFNTGISMVMARLAARTPDIAQLTPFVLRTWMYASGVMWSMDTMLRGDRVPDWVKLALELNPAAVFIDLVRFALIDSFGANQLPPHVWAVAAGWALVCGAGGFVYFWKAEESYGRG from the coding sequence GTGGTGAGCCAGACAACAGCCCCGGCCCCGGTGGACAGCCCGCCGCCCCCCTCCCCGCCCGTGTACGGCTCCGGCGAGCTCGCCGCGCTGGCCGCGCGGCATGGGCTGACCGTGAGCGGGGCGCGGCCCTCGCTGCCCGCGTACGTGCGGCAGCTGTGGGGGCGGCGGCACTTCATCACGGCCTTCGCCACGGCCAAGCTCACCGCCCAGTACAGCCAGGCGAAGCTCGGCCAGATCTGGCAGATCATGACCCCGCTTCTCAACGCGACGGTCTACTACTTCATCTTCGGCATCCTGATGAAGACGAAGCACGGCGTGCCGGACTTTGTGCCGTTCCTGGTCACGGGCGTCTTCATCTGGACCTTCACCAGCTCCTCGATCACCGCCGGCACGCGCGCGATCAGCGGCAACATCGGCCTGGTACGGGCGCTGCACTTCCCGCGCGCCTCGCTGCCGATCGCGCTCGCCCTGCAACAGCTCCAGCAGCTGCTGTTCTCGCTGGGCGCGCTGGTCCTGATCCTGCTGGCCTTCGGGCAGTACCCGCAGCCGGCCTGGCTGCTCGCGGTGCCGGCCCTGGCCCTCCAGGCCGTGTTCAACACCGGTATCTCGATGGTCATGGCCCGCCTCGCCGCGCGCACCCCGGACATCGCCCAGCTCACCCCGTTCGTGCTGCGTACCTGGATGTACGCCTCGGGCGTGATGTGGAGCATGGACACGATGCTGCGCGGCGACCGGGTGCCGGACTGGGTGAAGCTGGCGCTCGAACTGAACCCGGCGGCCGTCTTCATCGACCTGGTGCGCTTCGCGCTGATCGACAGCTTCGGCGCGAACCAGCTGCCCCCGCACGTCTGGGCGGTCGCGGCCGGCTGGGCGCTGGTGTGCGGCGCGGGCGGCTTCGTCTACTTCTGGAAGGCCGAGGAGAGTTACGGACGTGGCTGA
- a CDS encoding TetR/AcrR family transcriptional regulator encodes MTTDPGSRRRAPAGAAVLREDVTDAIRSAVFAELAAVGFARMSIEGIARRAGVGKTAVYRRWKSKLHLVLDLVSAVAAQGMPAPATGSLYGDVRAVLELAAYALRHPLASQVIPDLLVEAARNPEISDAIKAALLDPQQGVAAVVVRDAVARGELPPGSDPDRALDLIVGPLYWRLAVVRGELPPEYLDDLAASAVAALTHGADPAG; translated from the coding sequence ATGACCACCGACCCCGGAAGCCGCCGCCGAGCCCCGGCGGGAGCCGCCGTCCTGCGCGAGGACGTGACCGACGCCATCCGCAGCGCGGTGTTCGCGGAGCTGGCCGCGGTCGGGTTCGCCCGGATGTCCATCGAGGGCATCGCCCGCCGGGCCGGCGTCGGCAAGACCGCTGTCTACCGGCGTTGGAAGTCCAAGCTGCACCTGGTCCTGGACCTGGTCTCGGCCGTCGCCGCGCAGGGCATGCCCGCCCCCGCCACCGGCTCCCTGTACGGGGACGTGCGCGCGGTCCTCGAACTGGCCGCGTACGCCCTGCGCCACCCGCTGGCCTCCCAGGTCATCCCGGACCTGCTGGTCGAGGCGGCCCGGAACCCGGAGATCTCCGACGCCATCAAGGCCGCCCTGCTCGACCCGCAGCAGGGCGTCGCCGCCGTGGTCGTCCGGGACGCCGTCGCGCGCGGCGAGCTGCCGCCCGGCAGCGATCCCGACCGCGCCCTCGACCTGATCGTCGGCCCGCTCTACTGGCGGCTCGCGGTGGTCCGGGGCGAGCTGCCCCCGGAGTATCTGGACGACCTCGCGGCCTCCGCCGTGGCGGCGCTCACACACGGCGCGGACCCCGCCGGATGA
- a CDS encoding bifunctional glycosyltransferase/CDP-glycerol:glycerophosphate glycerophosphotransferase, with amino-acid sequence MLNMPPRLSVVVPVYNVELFLTDCLKSLAEQTMTDLEVVMVDDGSTDGSAALAAEFAAGDDRFKLVRQKNGGLGHARNTGFRNAHPESRYLAFCDSDDIIPPNAYELLVESLEETGSDLASGNVLRLRAGGKLVQSPMFRKPMATTRKRTHVSRDLDLLGDRIACNKVFRRSFWDKHEFAFPVGALYEDIPVVLPAHFLAGSVDIVKDPVYYWRDRPGSITTSRAVVRGIHDRVAHVQGVSEFLAENRTPADKNHYEAHALANDLWYFMEVLPDGDQEYRDAFLTYTNKFIDQVDPSVLDGLPLRLRVMWYLVREHRMDELLALLLQEKREPGAFEVSGLRKRVAHYPVLTRPVPAPVARVADRDLPLAARLRDARWRDGKLHLSGYAYIRNLPVASGASEFRIGWLRAGRRHVVPLRLRRTDEPEATARSRQSLHDYHRAGFETSVDASKLRIQADSGPKQLTFQFQVGIARGGLLRRAFPSVREASVAPPVHRPDGDHRIVPAFEGDKLVLHSERVDARFETHGPGERPGTVKVTGVVRARLVKDELTLVLTHGATKTTVEVPVTVGSGAGAGWNRFTAELPIASVEANRPTGEDAPKTVSYSVHLVGKGLKASLDAPGSVHPGRYPIADGPDGVRRELALTVSARGNVVIGDRPVQPAVELASWTDDGRLFLEGTFPEDPARPVELVVQNSAHREEQIFPVDFTGPEGVRRFRAELRPDAVEGPGGAVPLGEGNWYFFFRDKGAADESGDRALRLPASAFHTLPATRTLGGRDYTLERRFGDQLLVVSGSVLTAAERGPRAKRLLSEAYAAQRSEPLRAAALYSTFDGRQYSDSPRAVYEELVRRGTEVEHIWVVRDQQAIVPEGTTAVEQGSAAWHEALARSRYIITNTQLPEWFVRREDQTVVQTWHGTPLKRIGLELAGTAQANAGYIATLAERAKQWNFLVSPNTFSTPVLRRSFGFEGEVLECGYPRNDIFHAPDRAKVATAVREKLGIPAGKRVVLYAPTWREDQRLGGGRYSLGLQLDLAAAERELGDDTVLLVRRHYMVTDRLPDSGTGFVKDVSRYPDVGELMLISDALVTDYSSLMFDFAQTGRPMLFHTYDLEHYRDTLRGFSFDFEKRAPGPLIPGSDDLIAALKDPEKAIAGHAKAYEQFRHDFCDLDDGRATARVVDRML; translated from the coding sequence GTGCTCAACATGCCGCCACGGCTCAGTGTCGTTGTCCCCGTCTACAACGTGGAACTCTTCCTGACGGACTGTCTGAAGTCCCTCGCGGAGCAGACCATGACCGACCTCGAGGTGGTGATGGTCGACGACGGGTCCACCGACGGGAGCGCCGCGCTGGCGGCCGAGTTCGCCGCGGGCGACGACCGCTTCAAGCTGGTCAGGCAGAAGAACGGCGGACTGGGGCACGCCCGTAACACCGGCTTCCGCAACGCCCACCCGGAGAGCCGCTACCTGGCCTTCTGCGACAGCGACGACATCATCCCGCCGAACGCCTACGAGCTGCTGGTCGAATCGCTGGAGGAGACCGGCTCGGACCTGGCGTCCGGCAACGTCCTGCGGCTGCGCGCCGGGGGCAAGCTCGTGCAGTCGCCGATGTTCCGCAAGCCCATGGCCACCACGCGCAAGCGCACCCATGTCTCGCGCGACCTGGACCTCCTCGGCGACCGCATCGCCTGCAACAAGGTCTTCCGCCGCTCCTTCTGGGACAAGCACGAGTTCGCCTTCCCGGTCGGCGCGCTGTACGAGGACATCCCCGTCGTGCTGCCCGCCCACTTCCTGGCCGGCTCCGTCGACATCGTCAAGGACCCCGTCTACTACTGGCGCGACCGCCCCGGCTCCATCACCACCAGCCGGGCCGTCGTCCGCGGCATCCACGACCGCGTCGCCCACGTCCAGGGCGTCTCCGAGTTCCTGGCGGAGAACCGCACCCCCGCCGACAAGAACCACTACGAGGCCCACGCGCTGGCCAACGACCTCTGGTACTTCATGGAGGTCCTGCCGGACGGCGACCAGGAGTACCGGGACGCCTTCCTCACGTACACCAACAAGTTCATCGACCAGGTCGACCCCTCGGTGCTCGACGGGCTGCCGCTGCGCCTGCGCGTGATGTGGTACCTGGTGCGCGAGCACCGCATGGACGAGCTGCTGGCGCTGCTCCTCCAGGAGAAGCGGGAGCCCGGCGCGTTCGAGGTCAGCGGCCTGCGCAAGCGCGTGGCCCACTACCCCGTGCTCACCCGGCCCGTGCCCGCCCCGGTGGCGCGCGTCGCCGACCGCGACCTGCCGCTCGCCGCCCGGCTGCGCGACGCCCGGTGGCGCGACGGCAAGCTGCACCTCAGCGGCTACGCGTACATCCGCAACCTGCCGGTCGCCTCCGGGGCCAGTGAGTTCCGGATCGGCTGGCTGCGCGCCGGCCGCCGCCACGTCGTCCCGCTCCGGCTGCGCCGCACCGACGAGCCCGAGGCCACCGCCCGCTCCCGGCAGAGCCTGCACGACTACCACCGCGCCGGCTTCGAGACCTCCGTCGACGCCTCCAAGCTCCGCATCCAGGCGGACAGCGGCCCCAAGCAGCTCACCTTCCAGTTCCAGGTGGGCATCGCCCGGGGCGGCCTGCTGCGGCGCGCCTTCCCCTCGGTCCGCGAGGCATCCGTCGCGCCGCCCGTCCACCGCCCCGACGGCGACCACCGCATCGTCCCCGCCTTCGAGGGCGACAAGCTGGTGCTGCACTCCGAGCGCGTCGACGCCCGCTTCGAGACCCACGGCCCCGGCGAGCGGCCCGGCACCGTCAAGGTGACCGGCGTCGTCCGCGCCCGCCTCGTCAAGGACGAGCTGACCCTGGTCCTGACGCACGGCGCCACCAAGACCACCGTCGAGGTCCCCGTCACCGTGGGCTCCGGCGCCGGAGCCGGCTGGAACCGCTTCACCGCCGAGCTGCCGATCGCCTCGGTCGAGGCGAACCGCCCCACCGGCGAGGACGCCCCGAAGACCGTCTCGTACAGCGTCCACCTGGTCGGCAAGGGCCTGAAGGCGTCGCTCGACGCCCCCGGCTCGGTCCACCCCGGCCGCTACCCGATCGCCGACGGGCCGGACGGCGTCCGCCGCGAGCTGGCCCTCACCGTCAGCGCGCGCGGCAACGTGGTGATCGGCGACCGCCCCGTGCAGCCCGCCGTCGAGCTGGCCAGCTGGACGGACGACGGCCGGCTCTTCCTGGAGGGCACCTTCCCCGAGGACCCGGCCCGCCCGGTCGAGCTGGTCGTGCAGAACAGCGCCCACCGCGAGGAGCAGATCTTCCCGGTCGACTTCACCGGACCCGAGGGCGTCCGCCGCTTCCGCGCCGAGCTGCGGCCGGACGCCGTGGAGGGACCGGGCGGCGCCGTGCCGCTCGGCGAGGGCAACTGGTACTTCTTCTTCCGGGACAAGGGCGCCGCCGACGAGAGCGGCGACCGCGCGCTGCGGCTCCCCGCCTCCGCCTTCCACACCCTGCCCGCCACCCGCACGCTCGGCGGCCGCGACTACACCCTGGAGCGCCGCTTCGGCGACCAGCTCCTCGTCGTCTCCGGCTCCGTGCTCACCGCCGCCGAGCGCGGCCCGCGCGCCAAGCGCCTGCTGAGCGAGGCGTACGCGGCACAGCGCTCCGAGCCGCTGCGCGCCGCCGCGCTCTACAGCACCTTCGACGGCCGCCAGTACTCGGACTCGCCGCGCGCCGTCTACGAGGAGCTGGTGCGCCGGGGCACCGAGGTGGAGCACATCTGGGTCGTCCGCGACCAGCAGGCGATCGTCCCCGAGGGCACCACCGCCGTCGAGCAGGGCTCGGCCGCCTGGCACGAGGCGCTGGCCCGCAGCCGCTACATCATCACCAACACGCAGCTGCCCGAGTGGTTCGTGCGCCGCGAGGACCAGACGGTCGTCCAGACCTGGCACGGCACCCCGCTCAAGCGCATCGGCCTCGAACTCGCGGGCACCGCCCAGGCGAACGCCGGGTACATCGCGACCCTCGCCGAGCGGGCCAAGCAGTGGAACTTCCTGGTCTCGCCGAACACGTTCTCCACGCCCGTGCTGCGCCGCTCGTTCGGCTTCGAGGGCGAGGTGCTGGAGTGCGGCTACCCGCGCAACGACATCTTCCACGCCCCGGACCGCGCCAAGGTCGCGACCGCGGTACGCGAGAAGCTGGGCATCCCGGCCGGCAAGCGCGTCGTCCTCTACGCGCCGACGTGGCGCGAGGACCAGCGCCTCGGCGGCGGGCGCTACTCGCTCGGCCTCCAGCTCGACCTGGCCGCCGCCGAACGCGAACTCGGCGACGACACCGTGCTCCTGGTGCGCCGTCACTACATGGTCACCGACCGGCTCCCGGACAGCGGTACGGGCTTCGTCAAGGACGTCTCGCGCTACCCGGACGTCGGCGAACTCATGCTCATCAGCGACGCCCTGGTCACCGACTACTCCTCGCTGATGTTCGACTTCGCCCAGACCGGGCGGCCGATGCTCTTCCACACGTACGACCTGGAGCACTACCGCGACACGCTGCGCGGGTTCAGCTTCGACTTCGAGAAGCGGGCGCCCGGGCCCCTGATCCCGGGCTCCGACGACCTGATCGCCGCGCTGAAGGACCCGGAGAAGGCCATCGCCGGACACGCCAAGGCGTACGAGCAGTTCCGGCACGACTTCTGCGACCTGGACGACGGCCGGGCCACCGCCCGCGTGGTCGACCGCATGCTGTAG
- a CDS encoding glycosyltransferase family 39 protein: MWGETDVRRARTAVLVAATAGLLTRMIIAANSPGPADVRIFAGFAKAITGYGPVRVYAHPLPGLPVYNHPPLAGWMLLGLDRLTELGFSFATLIRVPASAADFACAVLVFEIVRRRATVRTAMLCGTGVAVSPVLIATSGYHGNTDAVAVAFALAAAHLLADRKAPLAAGVAAALSISVKFIPVVVIPALFVAALRGGRPVLVRFTAGFAGVTALVWGPALLTVPMDLVHNVLEYAGGSYRLWGLVRFADVLGLPEPVIAFMQGGGHFLFVLVCVAAGVRLAWLRPAEAPGVVAVTLGLLLLLSTASGLQYLTWAAAGMFVLGPVEGFAYSAVVGLVAVLGYSGRSAVRWSEPVLYLGAAGWLVLAAGLLTGARRILATPPDTAPTERARVSAPRTEFRSCSTVD; the protein is encoded by the coding sequence ATGTGGGGCGAAACGGACGTGCGGCGGGCCAGGACCGCCGTGCTCGTCGCGGCGACCGCGGGCCTCCTCACCCGCATGATCATCGCGGCCAACTCGCCCGGCCCCGCCGATGTGCGGATCTTCGCGGGGTTCGCGAAGGCCATCACCGGGTACGGCCCCGTCCGCGTCTACGCGCACCCGCTGCCCGGGCTCCCCGTCTACAACCACCCGCCGCTGGCCGGGTGGATGCTGCTGGGCCTCGACCGCCTCACCGAACTCGGCTTCTCCTTCGCCACGCTGATCCGCGTCCCCGCGTCGGCCGCCGACTTCGCCTGCGCGGTCCTCGTGTTCGAGATCGTCCGCCGCCGGGCCACCGTGCGCACCGCGATGCTCTGCGGGACCGGGGTGGCCGTCAGCCCGGTGCTCATCGCGACCTCCGGCTACCACGGCAACACCGACGCCGTCGCCGTCGCCTTCGCGCTGGCCGCCGCCCATCTGCTGGCCGACCGGAAGGCACCCCTCGCGGCCGGCGTCGCGGCGGCGCTGTCCATCAGCGTCAAGTTCATCCCGGTCGTGGTGATCCCGGCCCTCTTCGTGGCCGCGCTGCGCGGCGGGCGGCCGGTCCTGGTCCGCTTCACCGCCGGGTTCGCCGGGGTCACCGCGCTCGTGTGGGGGCCGGCGCTGCTAACCGTGCCCATGGACCTGGTGCACAACGTGCTGGAATACGCGGGCGGCAGCTACCGGCTGTGGGGGCTCGTGCGGTTCGCGGACGTCCTCGGCCTGCCCGAGCCGGTCATCGCCTTCATGCAGGGCGGCGGCCACTTCCTCTTCGTGCTGGTCTGCGTGGCCGCGGGCGTCCGGCTCGCCTGGCTGCGGCCCGCCGAGGCGCCCGGGGTCGTCGCCGTCACGCTGGGCCTGCTGCTGCTCCTGTCCACCGCGTCCGGACTCCAGTACCTGACCTGGGCCGCCGCCGGGATGTTCGTGCTCGGCCCGGTCGAAGGGTTCGCGTACAGCGCGGTCGTCGGCCTGGTCGCCGTCCTCGGCTACAGCGGGCGGTCCGCCGTGCGCTGGAGCGAGCCCGTGCTGTACCTGGGCGCGGCCGGCTGGCTCGTCCTGGCGGCGGGCCTGCTCACCGGCGCCCGCCGCATCCTCGCCACACCCCCGGACACCGCCCCCACCGAGCGGGCGCGGGTCTCCGCACCCCGTACGGAATTCCGCTCCTGCTCCACCGTCGACTGA